One part of the Marinobacter sp. M3C genome encodes these proteins:
- a CDS encoding acyl-CoA dehydrogenase — MSVVLLLLSALILIYLSIGGKTASIVLSVATLIGLAQDDWHLASFVLGGLALALALILLNPSDLRLNKFSRPLLNWVRSRLPQLSDTEAEALKSGSVDWDGELFSGKPQWSKLLGAKPAHLNSEEQAFLDGPVEELCAMLNDWEITHEHYDLPEKVWAYIRGNGFFGLVIPKKDGGMGFSNTAHSEIVMKISTRSVSTAVTVMVPNSLGPGELLMHYGTDAQKQHYLPRLAGGQEIPCFALTSPVAGSDAGAIPDKGIVCKGQWKGEEVLGLKVTWNKRYITLAPVATLIGLAIKVYDPDALLGDNADIGVTCVMVPRDTDGVHAGARHLPMNTVFMNGPTWGNDVFIPMDQVIGGQDMLGKGWTMLLECLSIGRSISLPALGTGAGKVASLATGSYALTREQFGRSISQFEGVQEALEPIAGYTWMMDAARLLTAGMLDRGVRPAVPSALLKYRNTDLMRIVINHAMDVVAGRGVITGPRNFLARAYQAIPIGITVEGANILTRSLMVFGQGAIRCHPFIVDEIAAAGMEDQNQAAKKFDSVFYRHLAHTTRNGLRALVLGLTGGLAEPVPRQGNLKSYYRQLARFSAALALMTDVTLLSVGGGLKARQRLSGRMADCLVQLYYATAVIKQWHEEGYPEEQRHMVEWCLKTCLRDLQGSMREAIINFPVPALRWPLRLLVFPLGATSLNGPDDRLGTKVAASIVEDTPLRQRIHRGAYIPTDSSDSLGRVLNAYRLANETTDMRARLHQAVRNRDEDDLDGIALLMGHERKQLVDWACAEGVVNADDCEKLEEALTALYDVIRVDAFDSDGLKELSKCATGKRKVVERPAGH; from the coding sequence ATGAGTGTTGTGCTTCTGTTGTTGAGCGCGCTGATACTGATTTACCTCAGTATTGGCGGAAAGACGGCCAGCATTGTGCTGAGCGTTGCTACGCTGATTGGCTTGGCCCAAGATGACTGGCATCTCGCCAGCTTTGTCCTCGGCGGGCTGGCCCTGGCTTTGGCGTTAATTCTGCTGAACCCCAGTGACCTCCGACTCAATAAGTTCAGCAGGCCATTGCTGAACTGGGTGCGCTCACGCTTGCCACAATTGTCAGATACCGAAGCCGAAGCGCTGAAGTCCGGCTCGGTGGACTGGGACGGCGAGCTGTTTTCCGGCAAGCCACAGTGGTCGAAACTGCTGGGCGCAAAGCCGGCGCACCTGAACAGCGAAGAACAGGCGTTTCTGGATGGCCCGGTAGAGGAACTCTGCGCCATGCTGAACGACTGGGAAATCACCCACGAGCATTATGACCTGCCAGAAAAAGTCTGGGCGTATATACGCGGCAACGGCTTTTTTGGGCTGGTCATACCCAAAAAAGACGGCGGCATGGGGTTTTCTAACACCGCGCACTCCGAAATCGTGATGAAAATTTCCACTCGCAGCGTGTCCACAGCGGTCACCGTGATGGTACCCAACTCTCTTGGGCCCGGTGAGCTGTTGATGCACTATGGTACCGATGCCCAAAAGCAGCATTATTTGCCACGCTTGGCCGGCGGCCAGGAAATCCCCTGTTTTGCTCTGACATCACCGGTGGCAGGCTCAGATGCCGGCGCTATTCCAGACAAAGGCATTGTGTGCAAAGGCCAGTGGAAGGGCGAAGAAGTACTGGGCCTGAAAGTCACCTGGAACAAGCGTTACATTACGCTGGCGCCGGTGGCCACTCTGATTGGGCTGGCCATCAAAGTGTATGACCCAGACGCCCTTTTGGGCGACAACGCCGATATTGGCGTGACCTGTGTGATGGTGCCGCGGGATACCGATGGCGTGCACGCCGGCGCCCGCCACTTGCCCATGAATACGGTGTTCATGAACGGCCCAACCTGGGGCAACGACGTATTTATTCCCATGGACCAGGTGATCGGCGGCCAAGACATGCTGGGCAAAGGCTGGACCATGCTGCTGGAATGCCTGTCTATCGGTCGCTCTATTTCGCTGCCGGCTTTGGGCACAGGCGCCGGCAAAGTTGCCAGCCTGGCCACCGGCTCATACGCGCTTACCCGTGAACAGTTTGGCCGCTCCATCAGCCAGTTTGAAGGCGTGCAAGAAGCGCTGGAACCCATCGCCGGGTACACCTGGATGATGGACGCCGCGCGCTTGCTCACGGCAGGTATGCTGGACCGCGGCGTACGCCCGGCCGTGCCTTCGGCGCTGCTGAAATACCGCAACACCGACCTGATGCGCATTGTGATCAACCACGCCATGGACGTCGTTGCCGGCCGAGGTGTTATTACCGGGCCACGCAACTTCCTGGCCCGCGCCTACCAAGCTATACCCATCGGTATCACCGTAGAAGGCGCCAACATTCTTACCCGCAGCCTAATGGTGTTTGGCCAGGGCGCCATCCGCTGCCATCCGTTTATTGTTGACGAAATCGCGGCGGCTGGCATGGAAGACCAAAATCAGGCCGCCAAAAAGTTCGATAGCGTTTTCTACCGTCACCTGGCACACACCACCCGCAACGGTTTGCGCGCACTGGTGCTGGGCCTGACCGGCGGCTTGGCCGAACCGGTGCCACGCCAAGGCAACCTGAAATCTTACTACCGCCAACTGGCGCGTTTTTCGGCGGCCCTTGCGTTGATGACCGATGTAACGCTGCTTTCCGTAGGCGGCGGCCTAAAGGCTCGCCAACGCCTGTCCGGGCGCATGGCCGACTGCCTGGTACAGCTGTATTACGCCACCGCAGTGATCAAACAATGGCACGAAGAAGGCTATCCGGAAGAACAACGCCACATGGTGGAATGGTGCCTGAAAACCTGCCTGCGCGACTTGCAGGGTTCCATGCGTGAAGCCATCATCAACTTCCCGGTTCCAGCCCTGCGCTGGCCCCTGCGATTGTTAGTATTCCCCTTGGGCGCGACGAGCCTGAATGGCCCCGACGACCGCCTGGGCACTAAAGTGGCCGCCAGCATTGTCGAAGACACGCCACTGCGCCAGCGCATTCACCGCGGCGCCTACATACCCACAGACAGCAGCGACTCCCTGGGCCGGGTGTTGAACGCCTACCGTCTGGCCAACGAAACCACCGACATGCGCGCCCGCCTGCACCAAGCCGTTCGCAACCGCGATGAAGACGACTTGGACGGCATTGCCCTGCTGATGGGCCACGAACGCAAACAACTGGTCGACTGGGCCTGCGCCGAAGGCGTAGTGAACGCCGATGATTGCGAAAAATTGGAAGAGGCACTCACCGCGCTCTACGACGTTATTCGCGTGGATGCGTTTGACAGCGACGGCCTGAAAGAGCTGTCAAAGTGCGCCACTGGCAAACGCAAAGTGGTCGAGCGCCCCGCAGGACACTGA
- a CDS encoding methyl-accepting chemotaxis protein: protein MSRQLTVAKRLGAGFGLILSLMVLISLIGYNRVGFIDRTLTEISDGESVKQRHAINFRGSVHDRAIAIRDVVLEQSPQAAQQHIRDIERLKAAYRENATAMAQLFAEQGATDQERSLLRAIEGIEREALAKTETLLTMNNQMASQKYLLDEVSGAYREWLARVNAFIDHEEAKVAAGIAAVRQTAGGFSMLSLTVTGMAILLGALVAWLIIRSLRRTLGAEPEDVAHAIRELANGVLNTNIRTDYPDSVMGTLRTTVGQLAEIIHDVRAGANELLSASASLRSTSNGNNEQIRLQANETEQMAAAVNQMAATVNEVSGYAASAASATQKADREVENGNRLVADTASAIGELAKTLEQAAVNVQRVSADSASIEKIVDVISAIADQTNLLALNAAIEAARAGSHGRGFAVVADEVRSLASRTQQSTREIQEMIGNLQTGAGEATSVMETSRSLANTTVQKMSGAEDALASIRNEMGSINDMNAQIASAAEEQSSVAEEVNRNISRIHDATVEASAGSDEVAAASQRLAVLAEQLNRRVDIFRGAETS from the coding sequence ATGAGTCGTCAGTTAACGGTAGCCAAGCGCCTTGGGGCTGGCTTTGGCCTGATCCTTTCACTGATGGTGCTGATCAGCTTGATCGGATACAACCGTGTGGGCTTTATTGACCGCACTTTGACGGAGATCAGTGACGGCGAATCTGTAAAGCAGCGCCACGCCATTAATTTCCGGGGTAGTGTGCACGACCGAGCCATCGCTATTCGCGATGTGGTTCTGGAACAATCACCCCAGGCAGCGCAGCAACACATTCGGGATATTGAGCGGCTGAAAGCCGCATACCGGGAGAACGCAACCGCGATGGCGCAATTGTTTGCCGAACAGGGTGCGACCGATCAGGAGCGAAGCCTACTCAGGGCTATTGAAGGCATAGAGCGCGAGGCTTTGGCGAAAACCGAAACCCTGTTGACGATGAACAACCAGATGGCGTCTCAGAAGTACCTGCTAGATGAAGTGTCTGGCGCCTACAGGGAGTGGCTGGCGCGGGTGAATGCGTTTATCGACCACGAAGAAGCCAAAGTCGCCGCGGGTATTGCCGCGGTTCGCCAGACCGCCGGGGGCTTTTCAATGCTGAGCCTGACCGTAACAGGGATGGCTATTTTGCTGGGTGCCTTAGTTGCCTGGCTGATTATTCGCAGTCTGCGCCGCACCCTGGGCGCTGAACCGGAGGATGTGGCCCACGCCATCCGCGAGTTGGCAAATGGCGTACTGAATACAAATATTCGCACCGACTACCCGGACAGTGTAATGGGCACGCTGCGCACGACCGTTGGCCAGTTGGCAGAGATTATTCACGACGTGCGCGCCGGTGCCAACGAACTGCTGTCGGCCTCGGCGTCGTTGCGGTCTACCTCTAACGGGAACAACGAACAAATTCGTTTACAGGCTAACGAAACCGAACAAATGGCCGCAGCGGTGAACCAGATGGCGGCTACGGTGAACGAGGTGTCCGGTTACGCGGCCAGCGCGGCGTCTGCCACCCAAAAGGCCGATCGCGAAGTGGAAAACGGCAACCGCCTGGTGGCAGATACCGCCAGTGCCATTGGCGAGCTGGCCAAAACGCTGGAGCAAGCCGCTGTTAACGTGCAGCGTGTGTCTGCCGACAGCGCCAGCATCGAGAAAATTGTAGATGTGATTAGCGCGATTGCAGATCAGACCAACCTGCTGGCACTGAACGCCGCCATTGAAGCCGCGCGGGCAGGCTCCCACGGCCGCGGGTTTGCCGTAGTAGCCGATGAAGTGCGGTCTTTGGCTTCGCGTACCCAGCAATCTACTCGCGAGATTCAGGAGATGATTGGTAATCTGCAAACCGGCGCCGGCGAGGCTACCAGCGTGATGGAAACCAGCCGTTCACTGGCGAACACCACCGTGCAGAAGATGTCCGGCGCTGAGGATGCGCTGGCCAGTATTCGCAATGAAATGGGTTCTATTAACGACATGAACGCTCAGATTGCCAGTGCAGCAGAAGAACAGAGTTCGGTGGCGGAAGAAGTGAATCGCAACATTAGCCGCATTCACGACGCGACCGTAGAAGCATCAGCCGGTTCTGATGAGGTCGCAGCGGCCAGCCAGCGTTTGGCCGTACTGGCCGAGCAGCTGAATCGTCGGGTTGATATATTTCGCGGCGCCGAAACGAGCTGA
- a CDS encoding prenyltransferase: protein MSETAVVIRTSRPNFLIMAPLCVGLGVALAWRLPEPPPLLDTLLVFIGALLAHAAVNMLNEYEDFRSGLDLHTRRTPFSGGSGALPQLPSAARSVLLGARATLGLVVAIGLYFLSQRGLPMLILGGAGVALIITYTRWITRSPLLCLLAPGLGFGPVMVLGTLVALGAPINAAAVAMSVISLLLVSTLLLMNQIPDAEADRRGGRYHAVIVLGVYKAAWLAGAMLLASYGVLALALVSGWLPPATALGFITLPLALWITFKLPQVANDHHRLLPVLAMNVASLLATLALLVIGLSMERGW, encoded by the coding sequence ATGTCTGAAACCGCCGTTGTTATTCGTACGTCGCGACCCAATTTTTTGATTATGGCGCCATTGTGCGTGGGCTTGGGAGTAGCCTTGGCGTGGCGGCTGCCAGAACCTCCGCCGCTGTTAGACACCTTGCTGGTGTTCATTGGTGCGCTGCTGGCCCATGCCGCGGTGAATATGCTGAATGAATACGAAGATTTTAGGTCCGGGCTGGACTTGCACACCCGCCGTACGCCGTTTTCAGGCGGCAGCGGCGCCCTGCCACAGCTGCCGTCGGCGGCGCGCTCCGTTTTACTGGGAGCACGGGCTACATTGGGTCTGGTAGTGGCTATTGGCCTGTATTTTTTATCGCAACGGGGCTTGCCGATGCTGATACTGGGGGGAGCTGGCGTTGCTCTGATAATTACCTACACCCGCTGGATTACCCGTTCGCCCCTGCTGTGTCTGCTGGCGCCCGGGCTGGGGTTTGGCCCGGTGATGGTGCTGGGAACTCTGGTAGCACTGGGGGCGCCGATCAACGCCGCGGCCGTCGCGATGTCTGTCATCAGTCTGCTGCTGGTAAGCACACTGCTTTTGATGAACCAGATTCCCGACGCCGAAGCCGATCGCCGTGGCGGCCGTTATCACGCGGTGATTGTGCTGGGCGTTTATAAAGCTGCGTGGCTGGCAGGAGCCATGTTACTGGCCAGTTATGGCGTACTTGCGCTGGCTCTGGTCAGCGGCTGGTTGCCGCCAGCAACGGCGCTGGGTTTTATAACTTTGCCGCTGGCGTTATGGATTACCTTTAAATTGCCCCAGGTGGCCAACGACCATCACCGCCTACTGCCGGTTCTGGCCATGAACGTAGCAAGCCTGCTTGCCACACTGGCTTTGCTGGTTATCGGGCTGAGCATGGAACGAGGGTGGTGA
- a CDS encoding PatB family C-S lyase — protein sequence MSHVDFDQLISLENTHAVKLEARETVFGRADVLPVWVADMDFAAPQAVTDALIKRARHPVYGYTMFPDSLYSAMGDWFRQRHQWSMQREWVLMAPGVVPSIHAACMACTNPGDEVIIQPPVYPPFFSSVQQTGRQVLENPLLAEKQEDGSLYYRMNLAHLEQCAARPQAKMLVLCSPHNPIGRVWSEAELTAVLDICRRYKLVLLSDEIHCDLVFSDSHRHRMLAALARPDDQLITAVAPSKTFNIPGLGLSALVIADSGLRQKMAKVLESFHMPQSNPFSVTGFEAAYCYGGPWLDQLMDYLQANRDFVVNQVAQRLPGLEVSAPEGTYLMWLDCRVLGLSDADLKHFFVQQAGVGMNQGVSFGASGSGFMRLNIGSPRATLEQVIERIQAALSARE from the coding sequence GTGTCTCACGTAGATTTTGACCAACTGATAAGCCTGGAAAATACCCATGCAGTAAAGCTGGAGGCTCGCGAAACAGTATTCGGCCGCGCCGATGTATTGCCAGTATGGGTAGCCGATATGGACTTTGCTGCGCCACAAGCGGTTACCGATGCGTTGATCAAGCGCGCCCGGCATCCGGTGTACGGTTACACGATGTTTCCCGATAGTCTATACAGCGCCATGGGCGACTGGTTTCGCCAACGGCACCAGTGGAGCATGCAGCGCGAATGGGTACTGATGGCACCGGGAGTTGTGCCTTCGATACATGCCGCCTGTATGGCCTGCACTAACCCGGGCGACGAGGTAATTATTCAACCGCCCGTTTACCCACCGTTTTTCAGTTCGGTGCAACAAACTGGACGCCAGGTTCTGGAAAATCCACTGCTGGCGGAAAAGCAGGAAGACGGCAGCCTTTACTACCGCATGAATCTGGCCCATCTGGAGCAATGTGCGGCGCGGCCACAGGCAAAGATGCTGGTGCTGTGTTCACCCCACAATCCGATTGGCCGGGTGTGGTCTGAGGCCGAACTGACGGCGGTGCTGGATATTTGCCGACGCTACAAGTTGGTGCTGCTGAGTGATGAAATTCACTGTGATCTGGTGTTTTCCGACAGCCATCGGCATCGTATGCTGGCGGCCCTTGCGCGCCCTGATGACCAATTGATAACTGCCGTTGCGCCTAGCAAAACCTTCAACATTCCGGGCCTTGGTTTGTCGGCGTTGGTGATTGCCGATAGTGGGCTACGGCAGAAAATGGCGAAGGTGCTGGAATCGTTCCACATGCCCCAAAGCAACCCGTTCAGCGTGACTGGTTTTGAGGCCGCCTATTGCTACGGTGGCCCTTGGCTGGATCAGCTGATGGACTATCTTCAGGCTAATCGCGATTTTGTGGTAAATCAGGTTGCCCAACGCCTGCCAGGCTTAGAAGTGAGCGCCCCTGAGGGTACTTACTTGATGTGGCTGGACTGCCGCGTGCTGGGGTTGAGCGACGCCGACCTGAAACATTTTTTTGTGCAGCAAGCCGGCGTGGGGATGAATCAGGGTGTGTCGTTCGGTGCCAGTGGCAGCGGTTTTATGCGCTTGAACATTGGCAGCCCGCGAGCCACTCTGGAGCAGGTGATCGAGCGTATCCAGGCGGCGCTTAGCGCTCGGGAGTAG
- a CDS encoding succinylglutamate desuccinylase/aspartoacylase family protein, whose translation MASKHRMMKAFWQHLTRRSLAGAIVMAGAFGALSAQADDNGGALVADLDTEQATVESQPAASRSAPDIDLKEVAPPPAAAAEPASPDAGAKPLSEPMSDSIQPAPAVEAPKITASFSLLGSDIRPGISTRLAWSPNIQIAGLSQPTPVLVVNGINPGPTLCLTSAIHGDELNGIEIVRRTLYDLDATKLSGRVVGVPIVNLPGFEQGSRYLPDRRDLNRHFPGSSNGSLADRIAHSLFTQVINHCDMLVDIHTGSQKRTNLPQLRADMNNPDVAAFTLGFDRMAVVHSSGSPGMLRTAAANAGIRAVTLEAGESHRIQEHQIEAGVNSLISLLEKQEMISRMFVWGAPEPVYYDSLWVRVDHGGILFSKVALGDRVNKGDLMGYVTDPITNAQYPVRATRSGRLIGMAVDQVVMAGFAAYHLGTKADSPEFHTSGELDHADNTGMGESVEAVENGDDLIDNDG comes from the coding sequence ATGGCTAGCAAACACAGGATGATGAAGGCATTTTGGCAGCACTTGACCAGGCGTTCTTTGGCAGGCGCCATAGTTATGGCGGGCGCTTTTGGCGCGCTTTCAGCCCAAGCCGACGATAACGGCGGCGCCTTAGTCGCCGACTTGGATACCGAACAGGCAACCGTGGAATCACAACCGGCCGCCAGCCGCAGCGCACCGGACATCGATTTGAAGGAGGTGGCGCCGCCCCCGGCGGCCGCGGCCGAACCGGCCAGTCCTGACGCCGGTGCAAAACCGCTTTCTGAGCCAATGTCAGACTCGATTCAGCCCGCACCCGCGGTGGAGGCCCCAAAAATCACGGCCAGTTTCAGCCTGCTTGGCAGTGATATTCGCCCGGGCATTTCTACCCGCCTGGCTTGGTCTCCCAACATCCAGATTGCCGGCCTATCGCAGCCAACGCCGGTTCTGGTGGTCAACGGCATCAATCCCGGCCCTACCCTGTGCCTGACCTCGGCCATTCACGGCGACGAGCTAAACGGCATCGAAATTGTGCGCCGCACCCTGTATGACCTGGACGCGACCAAGCTGTCCGGGCGGGTTGTGGGTGTGCCGATTGTGAATCTGCCGGGTTTTGAGCAAGGCAGCCGTTACCTGCCTGACCGCCGCGACCTCAACCGGCACTTTCCCGGCAGCTCCAACGGCAGCCTGGCGGACCGTATTGCCCACTCGCTTTTCACTCAAGTTATCAACCATTGCGACATGCTGGTGGACATTCACACCGGCTCGCAAAAGCGCACTAACCTACCGCAACTGCGCGCCGATATGAACAATCCAGATGTAGCAGCCTTCACCCTGGGCTTTGACCGAATGGCGGTGGTGCACAGCAGCGGCTCACCCGGTATGTTGCGCACCGCAGCGGCTAACGCCGGCATTCGCGCAGTGACTCTGGAAGCCGGGGAATCCCACCGAATTCAAGAGCACCAGATAGAAGCCGGGGTGAACAGCCTGATCAGCCTGCTGGAAAAACAGGAAATGATTTCGCGGATGTTTGTGTGGGGTGCACCCGAGCCGGTTTACTATGATTCACTGTGGGTGCGGGTGGATCATGGGGGCATTCTGTTCAGCAAGGTGGCCTTGGGCGACAGGGTAAACAAGGGCGACCTGATGGGCTACGTTACCGACCCCATTACCAACGCCCAGTATCCGGTGCGAGCCACTCGCAGCGGGCGGTTGATTGGGATGGCGGTAGACCAGGTGGTTATGGCAGGATTCGCCGCCTACCACCTGGGTACCAAAGCTGACAGCCCGGAATTTCACACCAGCGGCGAACTTGACCACGCCGACAATACGGGAATGGGAGAGAGCGTGGAAGCTGTAGAAAACGGTGACGACCTCATCGACAACGATGGTTAA
- a CDS encoding YqaE/Pmp3 family membrane protein, giving the protein MDLLRILIAILLPPLGVFLQVGIGKHFWINILLTLLGYIPGIVHAVWVIAKK; this is encoded by the coding sequence ATGGACCTTTTGCGCATTCTGATTGCCATTTTGTTGCCGCCACTGGGCGTTTTTCTGCAAGTAGGCATTGGCAAACATTTCTGGATCAACATTCTGTTGACCCTACTGGGCTACATTCCGGGCATCGTGCACGCGGTGTGGGTGATTGCCAAAAAATAA
- a CDS encoding MBL fold metallo-hydrolase, with amino-acid sequence MDIRPAATLALIRDSNKGLEVLLLQRTWKASFLPGYFVFPGGAVDDADQACRTHIAGPDDSAISQTMSLSEGGADYMVAALRECFEEAGLLLAVNDNGELVGADHPIHQSRQALFRGDVSLQVLCLQHNLILPLDRLAYLSHWVTPPGPPRRFDTRFFVAVTPENQIASHDGEETIDHLWITPQQGLAEYRSGERLFSLPTLRTLRVLHDFANTGEVMRYAHANPPEPLPSEPWPARRRDKTIVLEPDAPAYDEARKLDPEGAGTTNAVIVPGEPVEIAAGVIRLTSPNPGVMTGPGTNTYLVGHDRFTVIDPGPEDPAHIERIMQLTGGRIDQVLVTHTHQDHSPATSLLKQRTGCRLIGRAAPAGASQDSSFNPDDEPEHGDLIATDAGILKVLHTPGHASNHLCYLLLEQGMLFSGDHIMQGSTVVINPPDGDMKAYMESLYDLLAEPLSFIAPGHGFVMARPEATVDYLITHRLTREHKIARVLKKLAPVSLEKLTASAYDDVPAAIHGVAARSALAHLLKLEQEDRASCNGDVWHDTRHT; translated from the coding sequence ATGGATATTCGCCCCGCTGCCACTCTTGCTTTGATCCGCGATAGCAACAAGGGTCTTGAGGTGCTACTGCTACAACGCACCTGGAAAGCCTCTTTTCTGCCGGGCTATTTCGTGTTTCCCGGTGGCGCGGTGGATGACGCCGACCAAGCCTGCCGCACCCACATTGCCGGCCCTGACGATAGCGCCATCAGCCAGACCATGAGCCTAAGCGAGGGCGGCGCAGACTACATGGTGGCGGCATTGCGGGAATGCTTCGAAGAGGCCGGCCTGCTGCTGGCGGTTAACGATAACGGTGAACTGGTCGGCGCAGACCACCCCATTCATCAGTCACGGCAGGCGTTGTTTCGCGGCGACGTGAGCTTGCAGGTGCTGTGCCTGCAACACAATCTGATTCTGCCTCTGGACCGGCTGGCTTACCTGAGCCACTGGGTAACCCCGCCGGGGCCACCGCGGCGCTTTGATACCCGCTTTTTTGTGGCGGTTACCCCAGAAAACCAGATCGCCAGCCACGATGGCGAAGAAACCATCGACCACTTGTGGATAACCCCGCAACAGGGCCTGGCGGAATACCGCAGCGGCGAACGCCTGTTCAGCCTGCCAACCTTGCGCACCCTGCGGGTGCTGCACGATTTCGCCAACACCGGCGAGGTTATGCGCTACGCCCATGCCAACCCGCCCGAGCCTTTGCCCAGCGAACCCTGGCCTGCCAGACGCCGCGATAAAACCATCGTTCTGGAACCCGACGCGCCGGCGTACGATGAAGCCCGCAAGCTTGACCCGGAAGGTGCAGGTACCACTAACGCAGTGATTGTACCCGGCGAGCCGGTAGAAATTGCCGCGGGCGTTATCCGCCTGACCTCACCCAACCCGGGCGTGATGACAGGGCCGGGCACCAACACGTACCTGGTGGGCCACGATCGTTTCACCGTGATTGACCCGGGTCCGGAAGACCCCGCCCACATCGAACGCATTATGCAATTAACCGGTGGCCGTATTGATCAGGTGCTGGTAACCCACACCCATCAGGACCATTCGCCGGCCACCAGCCTGCTGAAACAGCGCACCGGATGCCGGCTGATCGGCCGTGCCGCTCCGGCAGGCGCGTCACAGGACAGCAGTTTCAACCCGGATGACGAGCCCGAACACGGCGACCTGATTGCCACAGACGCCGGCATCCTCAAGGTTTTACACACGCCGGGCCACGCGTCAAATCACCTGTGTTATTTGCTGTTGGAACAGGGAATGCTGTTTTCCGGGGACCACATCATGCAGGGATCCACCGTGGTGATAAACCCACCAGACGGCGATATGAAGGCGTACATGGAATCGCTCTATGATTTGCTGGCCGAACCGCTGAGTTTTATTGCACCTGGCCATGGCTTCGTGATGGCGCGGCCAGAGGCGACGGTAGATTATTTAATTACCCACCGATTGACCCGCGAACACAAAATTGCCCGGGTGCTGAAGAAGCTGGCACCGGTCAGCCTGGAAAAGCTTACCGCCAGCGCCTATGACGACGTACCGGCGGCGATTCACGGGGTGGCCGCGCGCTCGGCGCTGGCACACTTGTTAAAGCTGGAGCAGGAAGACCGCGCCAGTTGCAACGGCGACGTCTGGCATGACACCCGCCATACCTGA
- a CDS encoding thioesterase family protein has product MARIKLEFPEQVFCFQTRLAVRSTDLNGANHLGNDALISMLSEARVQLLSHHGIDEVGHNGLGVLVTDLATVYLAEIYYPETLVFDVGVTDFNRYGGDFVFRVTRERDGTEVAQAKYGFVFFDYGEKQVTPMPDSFRLKFA; this is encoded by the coding sequence GTGGCTCGAATAAAACTGGAATTTCCCGAACAGGTGTTTTGTTTTCAAACTCGTCTGGCAGTGCGCAGCACCGATCTCAACGGTGCCAATCATTTGGGTAACGATGCGCTGATTTCCATGCTGTCAGAGGCAAGGGTGCAGCTTCTTTCCCATCACGGGATCGACGAGGTCGGTCACAATGGTTTGGGAGTTTTGGTGACTGACTTGGCTACGGTGTATCTGGCCGAAATTTACTACCCGGAAACCCTGGTGTTTGACGTAGGGGTAACCGATTTTAATCGTTACGGCGGTGATTTTGTATTCCGCGTAACCCGCGAACGGGACGGCACAGAAGTGGCGCAGGCCAAATACGGTTTTGTATTTTTTGATTATGGTGAAAAACAGGTAACGCCCATGCCGGATAGCTTTCGTTTGAAGTTCGCCTAA